From the Pseudomonas baltica genome, one window contains:
- a CDS encoding zinc-binding alcohol dehydrogenase family protein: MQALQFSRTGDLAAVQCVEVPVPVAAPGQLLVQVKAAGLNPSDVKNVLGRFPYTTLPRIPGRDFAGVVVDGPQEWVGQEVWGTGSDLGFFNDGSHAAYLTVPNGGVARKPQSLSFAQAASLGVPYTTAWDALERSGVSAGTRVLVIGGNGAVGSAALAFARIRGAQVLAAVRKPEQAQALRAKGYETLVLDQPEGLGAQVHAVFEGGAEVIFDTTGFWLPAAVGALAKFGRIAIIAAPVEGYVQLPALGLYRKGGSVVGVNSLLYDCAACARMLEHFGGYFDQGLLALPEGLLEVPLSEGPQRFAEVNAGSSDKVILIP, from the coding sequence ATGCAAGCCCTGCAATTTTCCCGCACTGGCGACCTTGCCGCGGTGCAATGCGTTGAAGTGCCCGTACCCGTGGCCGCACCTGGACAATTGCTGGTGCAGGTCAAGGCGGCCGGCCTGAACCCCAGCGATGTCAAAAATGTGCTCGGGCGCTTTCCCTACACCACCTTGCCGCGCATCCCTGGTCGCGACTTTGCCGGGGTGGTGGTCGACGGCCCCCAGGAGTGGGTTGGTCAGGAAGTCTGGGGCACGGGCAGCGATCTGGGGTTTTTCAATGATGGCTCCCACGCCGCCTATTTGACCGTGCCCAACGGCGGGGTCGCGCGCAAGCCGCAATCCCTGAGCTTCGCCCAGGCCGCCAGCCTCGGGGTGCCTTATACCACGGCCTGGGACGCCCTGGAGCGCAGCGGCGTCAGCGCTGGCACACGGGTGCTGGTGATCGGCGGCAACGGTGCGGTCGGCAGCGCGGCATTGGCCTTCGCCAGGATTCGTGGTGCTCAGGTGCTGGCGGCGGTACGCAAGCCAGAGCAGGCACAGGCGTTGCGCGCCAAGGGCTATGAAACCTTGGTGCTGGACCAGCCCGAAGGCCTCGGCGCCCAGGTGCACGCCGTGTTCGAAGGCGGTGCCGAGGTGATTTTCGATACCACCGGCTTCTGGTTGCCAGCCGCAGTCGGCGCCCTGGCCAAGTTCGGCCGTATCGCCATCATCGCCGCCCCGGTGGAGGGGTATGTGCAGCTTCCGGCGCTGGGGCTGTACCGCAAGGGTGGCTCGGTGGTCGGGGTCAACTCGCTGCTGTACGACTGCGCTGCCTGTGCGCGGATGCTCGAGCACTTTGGCGGCTACTTCGATCAAGGCTTGCTGGCGCTGCCTGAAGGCCTGCTGGAAGTGCCATTGAGCGAGGGGCCGCAACGCTTTGCCGAGGTCAATGCGGGCAGCAGCGACAAGGTGATTCTGATTCCTTGA
- a CDS encoding MFS transporter translates to MDRYAPHQWQPHERPSMPGSPSTPLHSTPKRYAFAAVGLLVGITGGLGNALVTANLVYLQGALGATTAEMAWLPAAYVMTNVSMNLLLVKFRQQFGLRAFTEVFLALYALVTFAHLFVNDLESAIAVRAAHGMVGAALSSLGLYYMIQAFPAKWRLKALVLGLGTAQLAIPLARLFSEDLLQIAEWRGLYLFELGLALSALGCVLLLKLPPGDRFKTFENLDFLTFALLSTGVGLLVLVLSLGRIDWWLEAPWIGWASAASIALILAGLCIEHNRTNPLLMTRWLGSGPIFRLFLAVLLIRMVTSEQSTGAVGFMQYLGMSSQQLHSLYVVMLIGAVAGLVTSALTIHADHLFMPLLVSLGMMAIGGALDSFSNNLTRPANMYLSQFLLAFGSTFFLGPTMALGVRNVVTNPRNLVSFSVMFGISQNLGSLAGAALLGTYQIVREKYHSSYIVERLVLDNPLVAARVQSGANSYLASIPNAAARNLQGTSSLASAATREANIMGYNDVFALIAIIASLTLVWLSIRVLWLKSTTRRAAAAAPMTTSTSTSTTTPGARTS, encoded by the coding sequence ATGGATCGCTACGCCCCTCACCAATGGCAACCCCACGAACGGCCGAGCATGCCTGGTTCGCCGTCGACGCCGCTGCATTCCACCCCTAAACGTTATGCCTTTGCCGCCGTCGGCTTGCTGGTCGGGATTACCGGCGGCCTTGGCAATGCACTGGTCACCGCCAATCTGGTCTACCTGCAAGGCGCGCTCGGAGCCACCACGGCGGAGATGGCCTGGCTGCCGGCGGCCTATGTCATGACCAACGTGTCGATGAACCTGCTGCTGGTGAAATTCCGCCAGCAGTTCGGCCTGCGCGCGTTTACCGAGGTGTTCCTGGCGCTGTATGCGTTGGTGACCTTTGCGCACTTGTTCGTCAACGACCTGGAGTCGGCAATTGCCGTGCGGGCCGCCCACGGCATGGTCGGCGCGGCCCTCAGCTCGCTGGGCCTGTATTACATGATCCAGGCCTTCCCGGCCAAGTGGCGACTCAAGGCGCTGGTACTGGGATTGGGCACGGCGCAATTGGCGATTCCCCTGGCCCGGTTGTTTTCCGAAGATTTGCTGCAGATCGCCGAATGGCGCGGGCTGTATCTGTTCGAACTGGGCCTGGCGTTGTCCGCTCTGGGCTGCGTGTTGCTGCTCAAGCTGCCACCGGGGGACCGCTTCAAGACGTTCGAGAACCTCGACTTCCTCACCTTCGCCTTGCTGTCCACCGGCGTCGGGCTGCTGGTCCTGGTGCTGTCGCTGGGGCGCATCGACTGGTGGCTGGAGGCCCCCTGGATCGGCTGGGCCTCGGCAGCCTCCATCGCCTTGATCCTGGCCGGGCTGTGCATCGAGCACAACCGCACCAATCCGCTGCTGATGACCCGTTGGTTGGGCAGTGGACCTATCTTTCGCCTGTTTTTGGCGGTGTTGTTGATCCGCATGGTCACGTCCGAACAATCCACTGGCGCGGTAGGTTTCATGCAGTACCTGGGCATGAGCAGCCAGCAGTTGCACAGTTTGTACGTGGTGATGCTGATCGGCGCCGTGGCCGGCCTGGTGACCAGCGCCCTGACCATCCATGCCGATCACTTGTTCATGCCGCTGCTGGTGTCGCTGGGCATGATGGCGATCGGCGGGGCGCTGGACAGCTTCTCCAACAACCTCACGCGCCCGGCCAATATGTACCTGAGCCAATTCCTGCTGGCGTTCGGCAGCACATTCTTCCTTGGGCCGACAATGGCCCTGGGGGTGCGCAATGTGGTCACCAATCCGCGCAATCTGGTCAGCTTTTCGGTGATGTTCGGCATCAGCCAGAACCTCGGCAGCCTGGCGGGCGCTGCACTGCTGGGCACCTATCAGATCGTGCGGGAGAAATACCACTCCAGCTACATCGTCGAGCGCCTGGTGCTGGACAATCCCCTGGTGGCCGCGCGAGTGCAAAGCGGCGCCAACAGTTACCTGGCGAGCATCCCCAATGCTGCGGCGCGCAACCTGCAAGGCACCAGTTCACTGGCCAGTGCCGCCACGCGTGAAGCCAATATCATGGGCTACAACGACGTATTTGCCTTGATCGCGATTATCGCCAGCCTCACGCTGGTGTGGCTGAGCATTCGTGTGCTCTGGCTCAAAAGCACTACTCGCAGAGCCGCCGCAGCGGCCCCTATGACGACCTCGACCTCGACCTCGACCACGACCCCTGGCGCCCGCACTTCATGA
- a CDS encoding HlyD family secretion protein, producing MTEPTSTTTTAIAATPEGQTPPPAGAATEPRSRRTRLLSTLLFGGVALAGVLIVLYAWQLPPFSSKIESTENAMVKGQVTVISPETSGYVYEVAVQDFQFVKAGDLLVRIDDRTYTQQLDQSLAQVQVQKAALDNNTQQQRSAEATIALRQAAIADAQAQADKSAADLRRNQALITDGSVSRSQLDVTRAANAQALAAVTQAKANLEIARQDLRSTVVNRGSLQASVANAEAAVQLARINLSNTRVTAPRDGQLGQIGVRLGAYVSAGTQLMALVPDTLWVIANLKETQMNHVQVGQPVTFTVDALDHQRLRGHVQRIAPATGAEFSLLQADNATGNFVKIAQRVPVRISVDADQPQAQRLRPGLSVVVSIDTGFVVESDRGETPQP from the coding sequence ATGACCGAACCGACCAGTACAACCACCACCGCCATCGCCGCCACCCCGGAAGGACAAACTCCGCCCCCCGCAGGTGCGGCCACCGAGCCGCGCTCGCGGCGCACACGGCTGCTGTCGACCTTGTTGTTCGGTGGCGTCGCCCTGGCCGGCGTGCTGATCGTGCTCTATGCCTGGCAGCTGCCACCGTTCAGCAGCAAGATCGAGTCCACCGAAAACGCCATGGTGAAGGGCCAGGTCACTGTCATCAGCCCGGAGACCTCCGGGTATGTGTATGAAGTGGCGGTGCAGGACTTTCAGTTCGTCAAGGCGGGGGACTTGCTGGTACGCATCGACGATCGGACCTATACCCAGCAGTTGGATCAGTCCCTGGCTCAGGTGCAGGTGCAAAAAGCCGCGCTGGACAACAACACCCAACAGCAACGCAGCGCCGAGGCCACCATCGCCTTGCGCCAGGCGGCCATTGCCGACGCTCAGGCGCAGGCTGACAAGAGCGCCGCCGACCTGCGCCGCAATCAGGCGCTGATCACTGATGGTTCGGTGTCCCGCAGCCAGCTCGATGTGACCCGCGCTGCCAACGCCCAGGCGCTGGCGGCGGTGACTCAGGCCAAGGCCAATCTGGAGATCGCCCGGCAGGACCTGCGTAGCACAGTGGTCAATCGCGGTTCGCTGCAGGCTTCGGTCGCCAACGCCGAGGCGGCGGTGCAACTGGCACGTATCAACCTGTCCAACACCCGCGTGACGGCGCCGCGTGATGGCCAGCTGGGGCAGATTGGTGTGCGCCTCGGCGCTTATGTGAGCGCCGGCACGCAGTTGATGGCGTTGGTGCCCGATACCTTGTGGGTGATCGCCAACCTCAAGGAAACCCAGATGAATCACGTACAGGTCGGGCAGCCGGTGACCTTCACGGTCGACGCGCTGGACCACCAGCGGCTGCGCGGCCATGTGCAACGCATCGCACCGGCGACCGGTGCGGAGTTCAGCCTGTTGCAGGCTGATAACGCCACCGGCAACTTCGTCAAGATTGCCCAGCGGGTGCCGGTGCGCATCAGCGTCGATGCCGATCAACCCCAGGCGCAACGCTTGCGCCCGGGGTTGTCGGTGGTGGTGAGTATCGATACTGGTTTTGTGGTGGAAAGCGATCGCGGTGAGACGCCACAGCCGTAA
- the yghX gene encoding YghX family hydrolase, which yields MERLTAKDFAPELLELYDYYAHGRINRRQFLDRAAAFTVAGMSASALLTSLSPDYALAEQVAFTDPDIVAEYITYPSPKGNGQVRGYLVRPAKPSGKVGGVVVVHENRGLNPYIEDVARRVAKAGFIALAPDGLTSVGGYPGNDDKGRELQEKVDPGKLMNDFFAAIEWLMQHDASTGKVGITGFCYGGGVANAAAVAYPELAAAVPFYGRQPDAKDVARIKAPLLLHYGELDTRINEGWPAYEKALKADGKTYEAFIYPGCNHGFHNDSTPRYDKAAAELAWNRTIAWFKRYLA from the coding sequence ATGGAACGTCTCACCGCCAAAGACTTCGCCCCTGAACTGCTGGAGCTCTACGACTACTACGCCCATGGCAGGATCAACCGTCGGCAATTTCTCGATCGCGCGGCAGCCTTTACCGTAGCCGGCATGAGTGCCAGCGCTCTGTTGACCTCGCTCAGTCCCGACTATGCACTGGCCGAGCAGGTAGCCTTTACCGATCCGGACATCGTCGCCGAATACATCACCTACCCCTCGCCCAAAGGCAACGGCCAGGTGCGCGGCTACCTGGTGCGGCCGGCCAAGCCCAGTGGCAAGGTTGGCGGTGTGGTGGTGGTGCATGAAAACCGTGGACTCAACCCCTATATCGAAGACGTCGCCCGGCGCGTGGCCAAGGCTGGCTTCATCGCCCTGGCACCCGACGGCCTGACCTCGGTGGGCGGCTACCCAGGTAACGACGACAAGGGCCGCGAGCTGCAGGAAAAAGTCGACCCAGGCAAGCTGATGAACGATTTCTTCGCGGCCATCGAGTGGTTGATGCAGCATGACGCCAGCACCGGCAAGGTCGGCATCACCGGCTTCTGCTATGGCGGTGGCGTGGCCAATGCGGCGGCGGTGGCGTACCCGGAACTGGCCGCGGCGGTGCCCTTTTACGGCCGTCAGCCGGATGCCAAAGACGTCGCCCGCATCAAGGCGCCCCTGCTGCTGCATTACGGCGAACTCGACACGCGCATCAACGAAGGCTGGCCTGCCTACGAAAAAGCCCTCAAGGCCGATGGCAAGACATACGAGGCGTTTATCTATCCGGGCTGCAATCACGGCTTTCACAACGATTCGACACCCCGCTACGACAAAGCCGCAGCGGAACTGGCGTGGAATCGCACGATTGCCTGGTTCAAGCGCTATCTGGCTTGA
- a CDS encoding CAP domain-containing protein — translation MGAMPSAVRCVVLSIGVAMAGNALAGEESQLVESINAYRSQPQRCGESASPELPPLSADPRLVLPASGVGDLQQAMTKAAYPMVNVQAISLSGPRDAASAMTAIQQTFCKVVLDPQFVDIGVSRQDRDWRIVLARPLLSARLGDSASEGQQLLNLVNSARAQPHQCGAQPFNATGPLTWNAQLASAADGHSRDMANKNYFDHKDRDGYMPGDRAELAGYVPKEIGENIAAGQDSARKVVDAWLASPGHCANLMNPRVNELGAGYATDPKSDAGIYWTAMMGAQ, via the coding sequence ATGGGTGCCATGCCATCCGCTGTGCGTTGCGTCGTGCTGTCGATCGGAGTCGCTATGGCAGGCAATGCGCTGGCCGGCGAAGAGTCTCAACTGGTCGAATCCATCAATGCCTACCGCAGCCAGCCGCAGCGTTGTGGCGAAAGCGCCTCGCCGGAATTGCCGCCGCTGTCGGCGGACCCGCGCCTGGTGCTGCCGGCCAGCGGTGTCGGCGACCTGCAACAGGCCATGACCAAAGCCGCCTACCCGATGGTCAATGTGCAGGCCATCAGCCTGTCCGGGCCGCGCGATGCCGCGTCGGCGATGACCGCCATTCAGCAGACCTTCTGCAAAGTGGTACTCGATCCACAATTCGTCGACATCGGCGTCAGTCGCCAGGACCGCGACTGGCGCATCGTCCTGGCGCGGCCGCTGCTCAGCGCGCGGCTGGGGGATTCGGCCAGCGAAGGCCAACAGCTTCTGAACCTGGTCAACAGTGCCCGCGCCCAGCCCCATCAGTGTGGCGCTCAACCGTTCAACGCCACCGGCCCGCTGACCTGGAACGCTCAACTGGCCAGCGCCGCCGACGGTCACAGCCGTGACATGGCCAACAAGAACTACTTCGATCACAAGGATCGCGACGGCTACATGCCCGGCGACCGCGCCGAATTGGCCGGCTACGTGCCCAAGGAAATCGGTGAGAACATCGCCGCAGGCCAGGACAGCGCCCGCAAGGTAGTCGACGCCTGGCTGGCCAGCCCGGGACACTGCGCCAACCTGATGAATCCGCGGGTCAATGAGTTGGGGGCCGGGTATGCCACAGACCCGAAAAGCGATGCCGGGATCTACTGGACGGCGATGATGGGGGCGCAATAG
- a CDS encoding PLP-dependent aminotransferase family protein — protein MPSSADLPVYRQLYLRFRQSIAEGRLRPGDRLPSVRALAAELNLARGTVDSAYQLLIGEGYLLARGPAGTVVSPQLQASAQTLAPSLPPAAMPSLMHGGGAPLALQMGLPALDLFPRKAWNRLASRELRRSGIDGLVYPDARGLPPLRTAVASYLGISRGIVCAPEQVFIGAGYRACLQLICTAVLQRGDRCWFEDPGYFMARRVLEAADIELIPVRVDAHGLDIDAGLQAAPQARCALVTPTHQSPLGVSLSLPRRQALLDWANRQGSWIIEDDYDSEYRYHGRPLPALKSLDREGRVLYCGTFSKVLMPGLRLAYLVVPPAQVERFSAVADALHNHCPQLLQATVARFMEDGHFARHLNKTRSLYAQRRQGLSDALQREFGAQLQIDAQAGGMHLLARLPAGTDDQAIVAAARKVGLSMEPLSTWYLHAPPCPGLLMGFTNVADAVQASDVAARLRSVL, from the coding sequence ATGCCCAGCTCTGCGGACCTGCCGGTCTACCGTCAACTCTATCTGCGCTTTCGCCAATCGATCGCCGAAGGCCGTCTGCGTCCCGGCGACCGGTTGCCCTCAGTGCGCGCCCTGGCCGCCGAGTTGAACCTGGCGCGTGGCACGGTGGACAGCGCCTACCAGCTGTTGATCGGTGAAGGCTACCTGCTGGCGCGCGGGCCTGCGGGCACTGTGGTGTCCCCGCAGTTGCAGGCCAGCGCGCAAACCCTGGCGCCGTCGCTGCCACCTGCTGCGATGCCGTCGCTGATGCATGGCGGTGGCGCGCCCCTGGCCTTGCAGATGGGCCTGCCGGCACTGGACCTGTTCCCGCGCAAGGCCTGGAACCGCCTGGCCAGCCGCGAACTGCGTCGCAGCGGCATCGACGGCCTGGTCTATCCCGATGCCCGCGGGCTGCCGCCCTTGCGCACGGCGGTGGCCAGTTACCTGGGGATTTCGCGCGGGATCGTCTGTGCACCCGAGCAGGTGTTCATCGGCGCCGGCTATCGCGCCTGTCTGCAGTTGATCTGCACCGCCGTGCTGCAACGTGGCGATCGCTGCTGGTTCGAAGATCCGGGGTATTTCATGGCGCGCCGGGTGCTCGAAGCCGCCGACATCGAGCTCATACCGGTTCGCGTCGACGCCCATGGCCTGGACATCGACGCGGGCCTGCAAGCGGCCCCCCAAGCCCGCTGCGCGCTGGTCACGCCCACGCACCAGAGTCCTCTGGGCGTGTCGCTGTCGCTGCCGCGACGCCAGGCTCTGCTGGACTGGGCCAACCGCCAGGGCAGCTGGATCATCGAAGACGACTACGACAGCGAATACCGCTACCACGGCCGCCCATTGCCAGCGCTCAAAAGCCTTGATCGCGAGGGCCGGGTGCTCTATTGCGGGACTTTCAGCAAGGTATTGATGCCGGGCCTGCGCCTGGCCTATCTGGTCGTGCCGCCAGCCCAGGTCGAGCGCTTTTCCGCGGTCGCAGACGCCTTGCACAACCATTGCCCGCAACTGTTGCAGGCGACCGTGGCGAGGTTTATGGAGGACGGGCACTTCGCCCGCCATCTGAACAAGACCCGCAGCCTTTATGCCCAACGCCGTCAAGGCCTGAGCGACGCTTTGCAGCGCGAGTTCGGTGCACAGTTGCAGATCGACGCTCAGGCCGGCGGCATGCACCTGCTCGCACGCTTGCCTGCCGGGACTGACGATCAGGCCATCGTGGCAGCGGCGCGCAAGGTGGGGTTGTCGATGGAGCCGTTGTCGACCTGGTATTTGCACGCACCGCCCTGCCCCGGGCTGCTGATGGGCTTTACCAACGTCGCCGATGCGGTACAGGCCAGCGATGTAGCTGCGCGACTGCGTAGCGTTTTGTAA
- a CDS encoding carboxymuconolactone decarboxylase family protein: MSQLRLPFSTLSPAAYQGLLDTSQALTDSPLGLPLVELVYLRVSQINGCAFCLEMHAKALRDSGMAQRKLDCLAGWRISALFDPRERAALAWAEALTHVSGQGAPDELFEPLKALFTDAEISDLTFAVSLMNAFNRLAVGMRL, encoded by the coding sequence ATGAGCCAGCTGCGCTTGCCGTTTTCGACCCTTTCGCCCGCCGCCTACCAAGGCCTGCTGGACACCAGCCAAGCCTTGACCGACAGCCCACTGGGCCTGCCTCTGGTGGAGCTGGTGTACTTGCGGGTGTCGCAGATCAACGGCTGTGCCTTCTGCCTGGAGATGCATGCCAAGGCCTTGCGCGACAGCGGCATGGCCCAGCGCAAACTCGATTGCCTGGCGGGCTGGCGGATCAGCGCGCTGTTCGACCCGCGCGAGCGAGCGGCGCTGGCATGGGCCGAGGCGCTGACCCATGTGTCGGGGCAGGGCGCCCCGGATGAGCTGTTTGAACCTTTGAAAGCGTTGTTCACCGATGCGGAAATTTCCGACCTGACATTTGCCGTGTCGTTGATGAACGCCTTCAATCGGTTGGCGGTGGGCATGCGTTTGTAA
- a CDS encoding HAD-IA family hydrolase: protein MLAALLFDLDGTLTNSDTLHLVAIQQLLLEEDGRSFTEHEFEQHCAGRANAQMCMNLFPQRSITEHQAFADRKEARFRQLATQLEPIPGATRLLDYAEQHGIGMVVVTNAPRANADHMLAALGFSERLARVVVAEELPHAKPHPLPYLTGLEKLKAEAHVGIAFEDSIPGLTAAKAAGIFTVALATTQSPAALQAAGADLVIDDYNDPRLWAHIEQMHSA from the coding sequence ATGCTTGCTGCGTTGCTGTTCGACCTCGATGGCACCCTGACCAATTCCGACACCCTGCACCTGGTGGCTATTCAGCAGTTGCTGCTGGAAGAAGATGGCCGCTCGTTCACCGAGCATGAATTCGAACAACACTGCGCTGGCCGCGCCAATGCGCAGATGTGCATGAACCTGTTCCCACAGCGCAGCATCACCGAACACCAGGCCTTCGCCGATCGCAAGGAAGCGCGGTTTCGCCAGCTGGCGACGCAGCTGGAGCCTATCCCTGGCGCCACCCGCTTGCTCGATTACGCCGAGCAGCACGGCATCGGCATGGTGGTGGTCACCAATGCACCGCGGGCCAACGCTGATCACATGCTTGCTGCTCTGGGCTTCAGCGAACGGCTGGCACGCGTGGTGGTGGCCGAGGAGCTGCCTCATGCCAAGCCGCATCCGCTGCCCTACCTCACCGGGCTTGAAAAGCTCAAGGCAGAAGCCCACGTGGGCATCGCGTTCGAGGATTCGATCCCCGGTCTGACGGCCGCCAAGGCCGCAGGCATCTTTACCGTGGCACTGGCGACGACTCAAAGCCCTGCCGCGCTGCAGGCCGCAGGCGCGGATCTGGTGATCGATGACTACAACGACCCGCGCTTGTGGGCGCATATCGAGCAGATGCACAGTGCCTGA
- a CDS encoding methyl-accepting chemotaxis protein: MSLRSIGIATRATLGFGIIAVLVLFLGIMSLRQMSELNKNAIDIAQNWLKSTRILGELADTTTRFRTMSYFIQVNRSQTDIDKADARIETLTQQVRGLMAAYQPTISSPAEQGLYDDLSKALNSYIGAQDRLRAASKAKQEDVIPGMINGDLKTYSDQMSPVLVKLIELNRKGADAAVIDSQSDYGEARNLVIGVLVLVAAMTVLLAILLTRSIVGPLNRAVKVAEDVANSDLSKNVEVDGDDEVSRLQQALSTMQGNLRSTIQRISGSATQLASAAEELNAVTEEGSRGLQQQNNEIDMAATAVNEMTAAVEEVASNAVTTSEASQQSSSAALQGQQRVSATVSAISQMNQDVEATSEQVRKLAGQTRDIGKVLEVIRAIAEQTNLLALNAAIEAARAGEAGRGFAVVADEVRALAHRTQQSTQEIETMVSGIQQGSTQAVTAMENSSSKAQSTLETARGAGDALEEITRSINEISQRNLVIASAAEEQAQVAREVDRNLVNIRDLSMQSSAGAHQTTAASQELSRLALDLSQMVNTFKV, from the coding sequence ATGTCGCTGCGCAGTATCGGCATCGCTACCCGCGCTACCCTAGGTTTCGGCATCATTGCCGTGCTCGTGCTCTTTCTGGGCATCATGAGCCTGCGACAGATGTCGGAGCTCAACAAGAACGCCATCGACATCGCGCAGAACTGGCTCAAATCCACGCGTATCCTTGGCGAGCTGGCCGACACCACCACGCGCTTCAGGACCATGAGCTACTTCATCCAGGTCAACCGCAGCCAAACCGATATCGACAAGGCCGACGCCCGCATCGAGACCCTCACCCAACAAGTACGCGGCTTGATGGCGGCCTACCAGCCCACCATCAGCAGCCCCGCCGAGCAAGGCCTTTACGATGATCTAAGCAAGGCCCTGAACAGCTACATCGGCGCACAGGACCGCCTGCGTGCGGCGTCCAAGGCCAAGCAGGAGGACGTGATCCCCGGCATGATCAACGGCGACCTGAAAACCTACTCCGATCAGATGTCGCCGGTGCTGGTGAAGCTGATCGAGCTCAACCGCAAAGGCGCCGATGCTGCCGTGATCGACTCGCAATCCGACTACGGTGAAGCCAGGAACCTGGTGATCGGCGTGCTGGTGCTGGTCGCCGCCATGACCGTCCTGCTCGCTATTCTGCTGACGCGCAGCATCGTCGGGCCCTTGAATCGGGCGGTCAAAGTCGCCGAAGACGTGGCCAACAGCGACCTGAGCAAGAACGTCGAGGTCGATGGCGACGACGAGGTGTCGCGTCTGCAACAGGCCTTGAGCACCATGCAAGGCAACCTGCGCAGCACCATCCAGCGTATCTCCGGCTCTGCTACACAGCTGGCCTCGGCCGCCGAAGAGCTCAACGCCGTGACCGAAGAAGGCTCGCGCGGCCTGCAGCAGCAGAACAACGAAATCGACATGGCGGCCACTGCGGTCAATGAAATGACCGCCGCCGTGGAAGAAGTCGCCAGCAACGCCGTGACCACCTCCGAGGCCTCGCAGCAATCCTCGTCCGCCGCCTTGCAAGGTCAGCAGCGGGTCAGCGCCACGGTCAGCGCGATCTCGCAGATGAACCAGGATGTCGAAGCCACCTCCGAGCAGGTCCGCAAGCTGGCCGGACAGACCCGCGACATCGGCAAGGTGCTGGAAGTGATCCGCGCCATCGCCGAACAGACCAACCTGCTGGCGCTCAACGCCGCCATTGAAGCGGCCCGTGCCGGTGAAGCCGGGCGCGGCTTCGCAGTGGTGGCCGATGAAGTACGAGCCTTGGCGCATCGTACGCAGCAGTCGACCCAGGAAATCGAAACCATGGTCAGCGGCATTCAACAAGGCAGCACCCAGGCGGTGACGGCCATGGAAAACAGCAGCAGCAAGGCGCAGAGCACGCTGGAAACCGCTCGCGGCGCCGGCGATGCCCTGGAAGAGATCACCCGCAGCATCAACGAGATTTCCCAGCGCAACCTGGTGATCGCCAGTGCGGCCGAAGAGCAGGCTCAGGTCGCCCGCGAAGTCGACCGCAATCTGGTGAATATTCGCGACCTGTCGATGCAGAGCTCGGCCGGTGCCCATCAGACCACCGCCGCCAGCCAGGAGCTGTCGCGCCTGGCGCTGGATCTGAGCCAGATGGTCAATACCTTCAAGGTGTGA
- the lexA gene encoding transcriptional repressor LexA — translation MYSMTILSQRRSAILEFIRQRLNDQGQSPSLAEISEAFGFASRSVARKHIVALTEAGYIEVRAGQARGIRLLDQPPRNALLEIPLLGRVAAGRPIEPDAQVHDHLLFDPRMFARAPDFLLRVEGDSMIEDGILDGDLVGVQRQAEARNGQIVVARLEGEVTIKRFELNADGIRLLPRNPAYAPIDVGPGQDFIIEGIFCGLVRR, via the coding sequence ATGTACTCCATGACTATTTTATCCCAGCGCCGCAGCGCCATTCTCGAATTCATTCGCCAACGCCTGAACGATCAGGGGCAGTCGCCGAGCCTGGCGGAAATCTCCGAAGCCTTTGGCTTTGCCTCCCGCAGCGTGGCCCGCAAGCACATCGTGGCGTTGACGGAGGCCGGCTATATCGAAGTACGGGCTGGCCAGGCGCGGGGTATCCGCCTGCTCGATCAACCCCCGCGCAACGCTTTACTGGAGATCCCTTTGCTGGGGCGCGTGGCGGCCGGGCGGCCGATCGAGCCGGATGCCCAGGTCCACGATCATTTGTTGTTCGATCCACGCATGTTCGCCCGCGCCCCGGATTTTCTGTTGCGGGTCGAGGGCGACTCGATGATCGAAGACGGCATCCTCGATGGCGACCTGGTGGGCGTGCAGCGCCAGGCCGAGGCGCGCAATGGCCAGATCGTGGTGGCGCGGCTCGAAGGCGAGGTCACCATCAAGCGCTTCGAGCTGAATGCCGACGGTATTCGCCTGTTGCCGCGCAACCCGGCCTATGCGCCCATTGATGTCGGCCCGGGGCAGGACTTCATCATCGAAGGTATTTTTTGCGGATTGGTGCGGCGATGA